The genomic DNA ctcaatccctggattgggaagataccctggagaaggaaatggcaacccactccagtgttcttgcctgggaaatcccatagacagaggagcctggcccggCCAACgtttgtggggttgcagagtcagatacaacttaacgactaaaccaccaccaccacgagggaactaagattctgcaagccatgtggcttgaccaaaaaaaaaaaaaaaatcactgacaaCTTGGAAGCTGAGACACTTATGTGATCTCTAGCTCGTACAATATTTAACATGTTCCCTCTCCAATAAGATTAATTAATCcagtaaaacaaatattaaagtaCATCTATCACTTGTCAGGCAATTAGATACATAGATGGAATATGTTTAGCCCTCAGGAAAACATATTTGTTGATATGTCTTCATTAAGTAGAAGACATACCAACAAATCCAATCAATACATTATGAAAATTGATAAATAATGGCAATGTGCCAAAGGTTCAATGgagttattagagaaataccTAAGAGAGGTAGAGGAGGAGAAGACAGTGACAAGGAAGGCTTTTTATATGATAGGATTTTTTAACTGACTCTCTAAAGAAGAAATGGGAGTTTGCTAGGCAAAGGAAAGTGTAAAACACATTCTAGGTAGAGAAAACAACATACATAaaggcaaaaaatataaaatgtatggcCTTGCCATCTTGCCTCTTGATTTAGTCAGGAAACAAATGGCACACTTGAAAGGTTAACTGCAAAGAGTTTAATGAAGATGACTATTTCCAGAAATGTGGGCCCAGTCAAGGGCACCAACAAAGAATGGTGAAGCATTCGGTGGGAAGCTATAATAACCTGGCCAGAGGGGCAGGGAAAGGGAATGAGACTGCCAGAACCTGCTGAGAGGCAGAGCCGTGGCAGAGGGACTACCCAACAGCAACGTcaagcagaagaagaagaaaacaaccaCTACCAAATCACAGCCTGGCagagacaaagtgaaagtgaagtcgctcagtcgtgtccgactctttgcaaccccgtggactgtagcccaccaggcttctgcgtccatgggattctccaggcaagaatactggagtgggttgccattttcttttccaggggatcttcccaaccaagggatcgaacacaggactcctgcattacaggcagatgctttaacctctgagccactagggaatcccgaCAGAGACAAAGGGAGGGGTAAAGACCCTGTCCTCCCTTTCCTCCAGTCTCCAGCAGACCCCCCCTCCCGCTAGCTGAAACCCACTGCAGCCCAGAGGGCAAAGGGTTTTGAGAAAGCTTCTGTAAAGGTTGGCCTTCTGAGGCCGGGAGAGCAGAGACTAGATCCGTAGAGGCCAATAATCATTAGTACATACATCTCAGATTCATATCCCGAGTCTGAACAATTTCCTGCTTCTTGAACAGGTATGGCTAACCCAGGACTAAACCTCTAACTGACATGACGAGTTTGCCCTCGTTTCTTCTTCCTTGACTGATATAAGGAGTAGCTTGTTGACCTAAATGATAGGAAAAGATTCTTAAGATCATTGCAACCTCTGCCCTGAACTAAAACTTTCTGTATACATCCTTTTAATCATGGTAATGTGATAATTATCCtatcagatatttaaaaataagtaatccTGAGTGTGAGATGACATATAAGTGCTTATTTGTCTATCTAAAAATATCTACTTTCATACTGTCAGTGGATGAAACTGGCTTGCATATTAGTTTCATAGAATTTTTTTGTTCACTTGAGACACTGCATGTTTGATTTATAAACTCTAGTTAAATCACATTTAAAGTATCTTCAGATTTTGTTACGGTGCTACGTTGTTTGAAATAGAACAAGTTGTCCTTTTATAaccttttttctatttatttttcagatcaaTAACTCGATCTTATTACCGCAACTCGGTTGGTGGATTTTTAGTATTTGACATTACTAACCGACGATCTTTTGAACATGTGAAAgattggctggaagaagcaaaaatgCACGTACAGCCATTTCAGATTGTATTTCTGCTAGTGGGACATAAATGTGATTTAGCTTCACAACGTCAAGTTACAAGGGAAGAAGCTGAAAAACTGTCAGCAGACTGTGGTATGAAGTATATAGAAACCTCAGCAAAAGATGCTACGAATGTTGAGGAATCCTTCACTATCTTGACAAGAGACATATATGAACTTATTAAAAGGGGAGAGATTTGTATTCAGGATGGCTGGGAAGGGGTTAAAAGTGGTTTCGTTCCAAATACTGTGCATTCTTCTGAGGAAGCAGTAAAGCCCAGGAAAGAGTGCTTCTGCTGACTTCAAACATGCCAAAGAATTAAGAACAGATTGGGTGTCATTTCAGGATAAATACCAACATTAACAACAGAATGATAtgatgaaagcattttaaaaagttataaaccCATGCTAATGCTGTTTTGTAAGGTATTTAATTCAGAGCAATATGCTAACTTGTTAAACTACCAGATTGGTATTTTGCTAAATTATCAAGCAAAGCAGACAACATTTTCTGGAAACTGGAGTGTCTACATAATTGCCTTCATTCTCATTTTGTTAGCATATAACTGACCATAATATCCAAATATGTCAATATTACTCGTGTTTCTTGATAGTTTGAAATGGATGTTTTATGCACACATATAATCTATTGAAAAGATTTTATCAGGAATTACATTCTCTAGCATTAATTAATGTTAAATAGTAAAGTGGATTTAAAAGTGCACTGTTCATTTACAAAGTAAACAATCTCAGAGTTATTAACTAGGCCTAAAATAACAATTTCTTGCTTAAAGTGGCAGGTTTGTAACCATTCTCTGAAATATTCTCCCTTAATTTTGCTTGAACATGAAAAGATaagttttatattaatttttattctctCATTTATTGCTCctgaaaattttatgttttatagagACATCTAAGAATCtcagcaaaatattttattataaatatttgtaaaaatcaaaatgaaggaTCACTATCagcaaatgttttgtttttatagtatACTGTCCTTAATAagataagaaaaatgaatttatatactgATGACATTTTCAAAGAAAGTAAATCCAGTCTACCTTGAGCTATTGTGAAAATTATCAATATAGGTAAgtgtagaatatttttaataattgctTTTTATGTTCAAGTGAATTTCCAAATTTCCCCATTTTCAATACAAGGAAAgtgtagaaaatattttagggGGCAAAAAAAAT from Budorcas taxicolor isolate Tak-1 chromosome 15, Takin1.1, whole genome shotgun sequence includes the following:
- the RAB39A gene encoding ras-related protein Rab-39A, encoding METIWIYQFRLIVIGDSTVGKSCLLHRFTQGRFPGLRSPACDPTVGVDFFSRLLEIEPGKRIKLQLWDTAGQERFRSITRSYYRNSVGGFLVFDITNRRSFEHVKDWLEEAKMHVQPFQIVFLLVGHKCDLASQRQVTREEAEKLSADCGMKYIETSAKDATNVEESFTILTRDIYELIKRGEICIQDGWEGVKSGFVPNTVHSSEEAVKPRKECFC